The proteins below are encoded in one region of Pseudomonas putida NBRC 14164:
- a CDS encoding DUF1028 domain-containing protein — translation MTFSIIGRCQETGQVGIAISSSSIAVGARCPWVRAGVGAVSTQNITLPALGPQILDALEQGQLPPAAALDRVLSANGWSEYRQVTVIDSQGQVALFTGREALGTHNAVAGEQCAAAGNLLSSTQVIEAMVLAFEEAGGHLADRLLAAMHAAMAAGGEAGPVHSAALKIAGELTWPLVDLRVDWADTDPIGVLDGLWQAYRPQMQDYVTRALNPTAAPSYGVPGDE, via the coding sequence ATGACCTTCTCCATCATTGGCCGCTGCCAGGAAACCGGCCAGGTCGGCATCGCCATCAGTTCGTCGAGCATCGCCGTGGGGGCCCGCTGCCCTTGGGTACGTGCGGGTGTTGGCGCTGTTTCCACCCAGAACATCACCTTGCCGGCACTGGGCCCGCAGATTCTCGATGCCCTGGAGCAGGGCCAGTTGCCGCCTGCGGCTGCGCTGGACCGGGTACTGAGCGCCAATGGCTGGAGCGAGTACCGGCAGGTCACAGTGATCGACAGCCAAGGCCAGGTGGCACTGTTCACCGGTCGTGAGGCATTGGGCACGCACAATGCCGTGGCCGGTGAGCAATGCGCGGCGGCGGGTAACCTGTTGTCCTCGACCCAGGTGATCGAAGCGATGGTCCTGGCCTTTGAAGAGGCCGGCGGGCACCTGGCCGACCGCTTGCTGGCTGCCATGCATGCGGCGATGGCCGCAGGTGGCGAGGCCGGGCCGGTGCACTCGGCAGCGTTGAAGATCGCTGGCGAGCTGACCTGGCCATTGGTGGACCTGCGCGTGGACTGGGCCGATACCGACCCGATCGGTGTGCTCGATGGCCTGTGGCAGGCGTACCGCCCGCAGATGCAGGATTACGTTACCCGCGCCCTGAACCCGACGGCCGCGCCCAGCTACGGGGTGCCGGGCGATGAGTGA
- a CDS encoding carbohydrate porin has translation MPSAIRITPTLLLALASTTALADGDLMTRSTLTGDWGGLRHQLEDDGVKFTGDYSGETAYNAHGGLHRSARYSQNLKLGVQFDLSKLYGLDNGGKVQLTINDRRGNSASEDLVGNRLPIQENFGGLYTRLTELSYERTLFTPALNVKLGYMAMGNDLGGLDSGILCNFMNAGFCGHPLNMSGGSGWTNYPNAHLGVRVKYDLSPAWQLRVAAFNVDPESNGNSSRAWHLGPKHTTGTVVPVELVYKLQGELPGEYKLGYYYDSSDVKRIGSDDEVSGRGGHYLLIDQAVWNDQSSPGRSLHAFGQYSASSKAASPFTKWYGAGVVLYKPFEGRPKDTVALGYGRAVPNPRSRDVLEDAAFNAGQQFPDIDSAEQLIELSYGYQATPWLNLRPDVQYIIEPGAFSGKKIDNALVVGLQVKASF, from the coding sequence ATGCCATCCGCAATTCGCATTACCCCTACCCTGCTGCTGGCCTTGGCCAGCACCACCGCCCTGGCCGACGGCGACCTGATGACCCGCAGTACCCTGACCGGCGACTGGGGCGGCCTGCGCCACCAGCTTGAAGACGACGGCGTGAAGTTCACCGGCGACTACAGCGGCGAAACCGCCTACAACGCCCACGGCGGCCTGCACCGCTCGGCGCGCTATTCGCAGAACCTGAAGCTGGGCGTGCAGTTCGACCTGTCGAAACTGTACGGCCTGGACAACGGCGGCAAGGTCCAGCTGACCATCAACGACCGCCGTGGTAACAGTGCCTCGGAAGACCTGGTAGGCAACCGCCTGCCGATCCAGGAAAACTTCGGTGGCCTGTACACCCGCCTGACCGAGCTGAGCTACGAGCGCACCCTGTTCACCCCGGCGCTCAACGTCAAGCTGGGCTACATGGCCATGGGTAACGACCTGGGCGGCCTGGACAGCGGCATCCTGTGCAACTTCATGAACGCCGGCTTCTGTGGCCACCCGCTGAACATGTCCGGTGGCAGCGGCTGGACCAACTACCCCAACGCTCACCTGGGCGTGCGGGTGAAGTACGACCTGTCGCCTGCCTGGCAATTGCGCGTGGCGGCGTTCAACGTCGACCCCGAGAGCAATGGCAACTCCAGCCGCGCCTGGCACCTGGGCCCCAAGCACACCACCGGCACCGTGGTACCGGTGGAGCTGGTGTACAAGCTGCAGGGTGAACTGCCCGGCGAGTACAAGCTGGGCTACTACTACGACAGCTCCGACGTGAAACGCATCGGCAGCGATGACGAAGTATCCGGCCGTGGCGGCCACTACCTGCTGATCGACCAGGCCGTGTGGAACGACCAAAGCTCGCCAGGCCGCAGCCTGCATGCCTTCGGCCAGTACTCGGCATCCAGCAAGGCCGCCTCGCCGTTCACCAAGTGGTATGGCGCCGGCGTGGTGCTGTACAAGCCGTTCGAAGGCCGCCCGAAAGATACGGTGGCGCTGGGTTACGGCCGTGCCGTGCCTAACCCGCGTAGCCGCGATGTGCTGGAAGACGCCGCCTTCAACGCTGGCCAGCAGTTCCCCGACATCGACAGCGCCGAGCAGTTGATCGAACTGAGCTATGGCTACCAGGCGACGCCATGGTTGAACCTGCGCCCGGATGTGCAGTACATCATCGAGCCGGGGGCGTTCTCGGGGAAGAAGATCGACAACGCGTTGGTGGTTGGCCTGCAGGTCAAGGCCAGCTTCTAA
- a CDS encoding flavin-containing monooxygenase encodes MTLNNLEIDTLVVGAGQAGVAMSEHLNKLGVPHLVLERNRIAEAWRTGRWDSLVANGPVWHDRFPGLEFNLDADAFAGKDQVADYFEQYVRKYNLPVRTGIEVKRVVRNSDRPGFTIETNEGVIRANRVVAATGPFQKPVIPAIAPKDSNLHQIHSAAYFNPGQLPEGAVLVVGAGSSGVQIAEELMRAGRQVYLSVGAHDRPPRAYRNRDFCWWLGVLGEWDAEIAKPGREHVTIAVSGARGGHTVDFRALAHQGMTLVGLTQSFENGVARFQDNLVENINRGDENYLALLDAADAYIESNGLDLPEEPEARTRLADPACMSNPLRELDLAKAGVTSIIWATGYGVDFSWLQVDTFDANGKPQHQRGVAREPGVYFLGLPWLSRRGSSFIWGVWHDAKHVAGHIATQRTYLAYRDREQREADEQQTNTISNVSTLGAH; translated from the coding sequence ATGACACTGAACAACCTCGAAATCGACACGCTCGTCGTCGGCGCCGGCCAGGCCGGCGTGGCCATGAGCGAACACCTGAACAAGCTTGGCGTGCCGCACCTGGTGCTGGAGCGCAACCGCATCGCCGAGGCCTGGCGCACCGGCCGCTGGGACTCGCTGGTGGCCAACGGCCCGGTCTGGCACGACCGCTTCCCAGGCCTGGAATTCAACCTCGACGCCGACGCCTTCGCGGGCAAGGACCAAGTGGCCGACTACTTCGAGCAGTACGTACGCAAGTACAACCTGCCAGTGCGCACCGGCATCGAAGTGAAGCGCGTGGTGCGCAACAGCGACCGCCCTGGCTTCACCATCGAAACCAATGAAGGGGTGATCCGCGCCAACCGTGTGGTCGCTGCCACCGGCCCGTTCCAGAAGCCGGTGATCCCGGCCATCGCACCGAAAGACAGCAACCTGCACCAGATCCACTCCGCCGCCTACTTCAACCCCGGGCAGTTGCCTGAGGGCGCAGTGCTGGTGGTGGGCGCAGGCTCCTCCGGCGTGCAGATTGCCGAAGAACTGATGCGCGCAGGCCGCCAGGTGTACCTGTCGGTCGGTGCCCACGACCGCCCGCCACGGGCCTACCGCAACCGCGATTTCTGCTGGTGGCTGGGTGTGCTGGGTGAATGGGACGCAGAAATCGCCAAGCCCGGTCGCGAGCACGTCACCATCGCCGTCAGCGGCGCCCGTGGCGGCCACACCGTAGACTTCCGTGCCCTCGCCCATCAAGGCATGACCCTGGTCGGCCTTACCCAGTCGTTCGAGAACGGCGTGGCGCGTTTCCAGGACAACCTGGTCGAGAACATCAACCGCGGCGATGAAAACTACCTGGCCCTGCTGGATGCCGCCGATGCCTACATCGAAAGCAACGGCCTGGACCTGCCGGAAGAACCCGAAGCCCGCACTCGCCTGGCCGACCCGGCCTGCATGAGCAACCCGCTGCGCGAACTGGACCTGGCCAAGGCCGGCGTTACCAGCATCATCTGGGCCACCGGTTATGGCGTGGACTTCAGCTGGCTGCAGGTGGACACCTTCGATGCCAACGGCAAGCCCCAGCACCAGCGCGGCGTTGCCCGCGAACCTGGCGTGTACTTCCTTGGCCTGCCGTGGTTGTCGCGCCGGGGTTCGTCGTTCATCTGGGGCGTGTGGCACGACGCCAAGCACGTCGCCGGCCACATCGCCACGCAACGCACCTACCTGGCCTACCGCGACCGCGAACAGCGCGAGGCGGATGAGCAGCAAACCAACACGATCAGCAACGTCAGCACCCTCGGAGCCCACTGA
- the argE gene encoding acetylornithine deacetylase has translation MSDFASRALLARLVGFATVSRDSNLELIGFIRDYLAEQGVESELFHNPEGTKANLFATIGPQGVGGVVLSGHTDVVPVDGQAWTVEPFALSERDGRLYGRGTADMKGFIASVLAAVPAFLAQPLHLPVHLAFSYDEEVGCLGVRSMLAALEQRPHKPRLCLIGEPTELKPVLGHKGKLAMRCQVQGAACHSAYAPYGVNAIEYAAKLIGKLGDIGDALALPVHHDVRFDPPFSTVQTGVIKGGRALNIVPAECEFDFEVRALPGFEAQAVADQLQTYAEAELLPRMRKVNAASEIRLQPLSAYPGLATSADSEAARLVALLSGTDEFGTVAFGTEGGLFDQAGIPTVVCGPGSMDQGHKPDEFVSVEQLRGCDAMLLRLVDYLRQAPV, from the coding sequence ATGAGTGATTTTGCCAGCCGCGCGCTGCTGGCCCGGCTGGTCGGCTTTGCAACGGTCAGCCGGGACTCCAACCTTGAGCTGATCGGCTTTATCCGTGATTACCTGGCAGAGCAGGGGGTGGAAAGTGAACTGTTCCATAACCCCGAAGGCACCAAAGCCAACCTGTTCGCCACCATCGGCCCCCAGGGCGTTGGCGGCGTGGTGCTGTCGGGGCACACCGATGTGGTGCCGGTGGACGGCCAGGCCTGGACCGTCGAGCCGTTTGCCCTGAGCGAACGTGACGGGCGCCTGTATGGCCGCGGCACGGCCGACATGAAAGGCTTCATCGCGTCGGTGCTGGCCGCGGTGCCCGCGTTCCTTGCCCAGCCGTTGCACCTGCCGGTGCACCTGGCATTTTCCTACGACGAGGAAGTGGGTTGCCTGGGTGTGCGGTCGATGCTGGCCGCGCTCGAACAGCGCCCGCACAAGCCACGCCTGTGCCTGATTGGCGAACCCACCGAGCTGAAGCCGGTGCTGGGGCACAAAGGCAAGCTGGCGATGCGCTGCCAGGTGCAGGGTGCGGCCTGCCATTCGGCGTATGCGCCGTATGGGGTGAATGCCATCGAGTATGCGGCGAAGCTGATCGGCAAGTTGGGTGACATCGGTGACGCGCTGGCATTGCCGGTGCATCACGACGTGCGCTTCGACCCACCGTTCTCCACGGTGCAGACCGGGGTGATCAAAGGGGGCAGGGCACTGAATATCGTGCCGGCAGAGTGTGAGTTCGATTTCGAAGTGCGCGCGCTGCCAGGGTTCGAGGCACAGGCAGTGGCCGACCAGTTGCAGACTTATGCAGAGGCCGAGCTGCTGCCGCGTATGCGCAAGGTCAATGCGGCCAGTGAGATTCGCCTACAACCGTTGAGCGCCTACCCAGGGCTGGCGACATCGGCAGACAGCGAGGCTGCGCGGCTGGTGGCGTTGCTCAGTGGCACGGATGAATTCGGCACGGTGGCGTTTGGTACAGAAGGCGGCCTGTTCGACCAGGCAGGGATCCCGACCGTGGTGTGCGGGCCTGGCAGCATGGACCAGGGGCACAAGCCGGATGAATTCGTCAGTGTCGAGCAGTTACGGGGGTGTGATGCCATGCTGCTGAGGTTGGTGGATTACCTGCGGCAGGCTCCCGTCTGA
- a CDS encoding RidA family protein — translation MPTHTRIRMFNTKETYPNQTLDNDLCQAVRAGNTIYVRGQVGTDFEGKLVGLGNPQAQTEQAMKNVKQLLEEAGSDLSHIVKTTTYITDPRFREPVYKEVGKWLKGVFPISTGLVVAGLAQAEWLMEIDVIAVVPDQQ, via the coding sequence ATGCCTACCCATACTCGCATCCGCATGTTCAACACCAAGGAAACCTACCCCAACCAGACCCTGGACAACGACCTGTGCCAGGCCGTGCGGGCCGGTAACACCATCTATGTGCGCGGCCAGGTCGGTACCGACTTCGAAGGCAAGCTGGTGGGCCTGGGTAACCCCCAGGCGCAGACCGAACAGGCGATGAAGAACGTCAAGCAACTGCTTGAAGAAGCGGGCTCGGACCTGTCGCACATCGTCAAGACCACCACCTACATCACCGACCCACGCTTCCGCGAGCCGGTGTACAAGGAAGTGGGCAAGTGGCTGAAGGGCGTGTTCCCGATCTCCACCGGGCTGGTGGTCGCCGGGTTGGCCCAGGCCGAGTGGCTGATGGAGATCGACGTGATCGCCGTGGTACCGGATCAGCAGTGA
- a CDS encoding sugar phosphate isomerase/epimerase family protein: MTGLGVAHLTALQLAPARLVREARHAGFSAVGLRLHPVMAGALAYPVAAGSQAMRELRAVLAGEGVRVTDIEFVSLTAQTRVADYQPLLAAGAELGAVSLTVSGDDEDVARLTSNFAALCELARGHGLRVDLEFMRWRPVATLQQACAVVTGAGQANSGVLVDALHLFRSGGQVVDIGAVDPHLLRAVQLCDAPMLAPAEALIIAEAREGRLLPGEGQLPLATLLAALPGDVKISVEVPCAGLPAEQRLQAAAQVTHGWLHGRRPVSPAVQVAGHC, encoded by the coding sequence TTGACTGGCCTGGGCGTGGCACACCTGACGGCGCTGCAACTGGCGCCGGCGAGGCTGGTACGCGAGGCGCGCCACGCCGGGTTCAGTGCGGTGGGGCTGCGCCTGCACCCGGTGATGGCGGGTGCACTGGCCTACCCGGTTGCGGCCGGTAGCCAGGCAATGCGGGAGCTGCGGGCTGTGCTGGCTGGGGAAGGCGTGCGGGTGACGGACATCGAGTTCGTGTCGCTGACGGCGCAAACCCGGGTGGCTGACTACCAGCCGCTGCTGGCGGCAGGTGCCGAGTTGGGCGCGGTGAGCCTGACAGTGTCCGGCGACGATGAGGATGTTGCACGGCTGACCAGCAACTTTGCAGCGCTGTGTGAGTTGGCGCGTGGCCATGGCCTGCGTGTGGACCTGGAGTTCATGCGCTGGCGGCCGGTGGCGACTTTGCAACAGGCTTGCGCGGTGGTGACGGGGGCGGGGCAGGCCAACAGTGGCGTGTTGGTTGATGCCTTGCACCTGTTCCGCTCCGGTGGCCAGGTGGTCGACATCGGCGCAGTCGACCCGCATTTGCTGCGTGCGGTGCAACTGTGTGATGCACCGATGCTGGCGCCTGCAGAGGCGCTGATCATCGCGGAAGCGCGCGAGGGCCGCTTGCTGCCGGGCGAAGGGCAGCTGCCGCTGGCAACGTTGCTGGCGGCGTTGCCGGGGGACGTGAAGATCAGTGTTGAGGTGCCGTGCGCCGGCTTGCCCGCCGAGCAGCGGCTGCAAGCGGCGGCACAGGTAACCCACGGCTGGCTGCACGGCAGGCGACCTGTGTCACCCGCTGTGCAGGTTGCGGGTCACTGCTGA